One genomic segment of Helicobacter enhydrae includes these proteins:
- a CDS encoding YfhL family 4Fe-4S dicluster ferredoxin codes for MAVMIGDECIACDACREECPNEAIEEGDPIYSVDPDRCTECIGYYDEPTCISVCPVDAISADPDNMESIEELKFKFEQLQKGE; via the coding sequence ATGGCAGTAATGATTGGCGATGAATGTATCGCGTGCGATGCTTGTCGAGAAGAATGTCCCAATGAGGCGATCGAAGAGGGCGATCCGATTTATAGTGTCGATCCTGATCGTTGCACAGAATGTATCGGATATTATGATGAACCCACCTGTATCAGTGTTTGTCCGGTTGATGCAATCAGTGCAGATCCAGACAATATGGAGAGCATTGAAGAGCTGAAGTTTAAATTTGAGCAATTGCAAAAAGGCGAATAG
- a CDS encoding Ppx/GppA phosphatase family protein: protein MSKIVAVIDIGSNSVRMAIYRRTSRFGFFLLDEKKSRVRISEGSYENQGVLQEIPMQRTINALADFMQIAKMYRARKIFCVATSALRDAPNAAAFLKRVKVECGLQIKIIDGAKEAYYGSLACVNLLHQKTGLSIDVGGGSTEFGVIEDGKILQTFSLNIGAIRIKELFLDTKRDFESAKEFIVQSLSSIASGIKCDVVLGIGGSIRALSKIILKEEREVPIMHGFEVECKRYIDFCNQIMQSDGEELRSMGFNEERLDSICAGALIFATILEFFQIKRVVTSGVGVREGVFLSDLLRNHHGRFPNAINPSLMSLLDRFSDQRSKRIKKEALALFDVLLPWHQCSQDLRYILECAGQLSVIGSVLGCHTQSIHSAHLAFCGLEYGFSYQDRFLIKNLIEFGNKKLPKDNKHKHLTLFELQALSFMLALAKIFGTFEHRITYEWSKEVLYVRGASYLQKDLVGKITKMIPIQWEHKPKSPMKSKTFHPKASI from the coding sequence ATGTCCAAAATTGTAGCTGTCATTGATATTGGTTCTAATTCCGTCAGAATGGCTATATACAGACGCACTAGTCGTTTTGGATTTTTTTTGTTGGATGAGAAAAAATCGCGAGTGCGTATTTCTGAAGGCTCTTATGAGAATCAAGGGGTGTTGCAAGAAATCCCAATGCAAAGAACTATCAATGCACTTGCAGACTTTATGCAGATTGCCAAAATGTATAGGGCTAGGAAGATTTTTTGTGTGGCAACAAGTGCCTTGAGAGATGCACCCAATGCAGCAGCTTTTTTGAAAAGAGTCAAAGTCGAGTGTGGGCTACAGATCAAAATCATTGATGGAGCCAAAGAGGCTTATTATGGTTCTTTGGCTTGTGTGAATTTGTTGCACCAAAAAACAGGCTTGAGCATTGATGTGGGGGGCGGCTCGACGGAGTTTGGCGTGATTGAAGATGGCAAAATCCTCCAAACTTTTTCTTTGAATATCGGTGCGATCCGAATCAAAGAATTGTTTCTTGATACCAAAAGGGATTTTGAATCTGCCAAAGAATTTATCGTGCAAAGCCTATCAAGCATAGCAAGTGGTATCAAATGCGATGTTGTCTTGGGGATCGGGGGGAGTATCCGTGCTTTGAGCAAAATTATTCTCAAAGAAGAGCGTGAAGTCCCGATTATGCACGGCTTTGAAGTGGAGTGCAAGCGTTATATTGATTTTTGCAATCAGATTATGCAAAGCGATGGGGAAGAGTTGCGTTCGATGGGATTCAATGAAGAGAGGCTTGATAGCATTTGTGCGGGGGCGTTGATTTTTGCCACGATTTTGGAGTTTTTTCAGATCAAGCGTGTGGTCACTAGCGGTGTGGGTGTGCGTGAGGGTGTGTTTTTGTCTGATTTGTTGCGTAATCATCACGGACGCTTCCCAAATGCGATCAACCCCTCGCTGATGTCGCTATTGGATCGTTTCAGCGATCAACGCTCCAAAAGAATCAAAAAAGAAGCTCTGGCTTTGTTTGATGTGTTGCTCCCTTGGCATCAATGCTCACAAGATTTGAGATACATCCTTGAGTGTGCAGGGCAACTTAGCGTGATAGGCTCTGTGCTTGGTTGCCATACGCAATCGATACATAGTGCACATCTTGCTTTTTGTGGATTGGAGTATGGCTTCTCATATCAAGATCGATTTTTGATTAAAAATCTCATTGAGTTTGGCAACAAAAAACTCCCCAAAGACAACAAGCACAAGCACCTCACACTCTTTGAGCTTCAGGCGTTGAGTTTTATGTTGGCTTTGGCAAAGATTTTTGGCACCTTTGAGCATCGCATCACTTATGAATGGAGCAAAGAGGTGCTATATGTGAGGGGTGCGTCCTATTTGCAAAAAGACTTGGTGGGCAAAATCACCAAAATGATTCCTATCCAATGGGAGCATAAACCCAAAAGCCCTATGAAATCCAAAACATTCCACCCCAAAGCTTCGATATGA
- the waaC gene encoding lipopolysaccharide heptosyltransferase I, whose translation MRIAIIRLSALGDIVVAMSFLPQLRNAYPDCEIDWFVDERFAEILSQSPLVDRVISLPLKRASRSFNLPLLCQIAYRQTQMPHYDMVVDMQGLCKSAILGWLLPSKDYRGFDSASIKEGVASVFYRDKVHIAYEENILKRNAKVLGLSENQMQTRDQAFGFTDMASMRAQDILAASSKLNVLLVIEASKPQKMYPIEHFVELCNLCDSVEFWVLHHTHSDLAHTLCNQTQARLLPKLNLDEVKALVASVDAIIGGDTGITHLAWAMHKPSVTLYGNTPLARFELGGRHHISLSANPKACYAKDDWSIRHIKPQEVLESLRKILQ comes from the coding sequence ATGAGGATCGCAATCATTCGTTTGAGTGCATTGGGGGACATTGTCGTGGCGATGAGTTTTTTGCCACAACTTAGAAACGCCTATCCAGATTGTGAGATTGATTGGTTTGTGGATGAGAGGTTTGCAGAAATCTTGAGCCAATCTCCGCTCGTGGATCGCGTGATTTCTTTGCCACTCAAACGGGCTAGTCGCAGTTTCAATCTACCACTTTTGTGTCAAATCGCCTATCGTCAAACGCAAATGCCCCATTATGATATGGTCGTGGATATGCAGGGCTTGTGTAAATCAGCGATCCTTGGATGGTTGTTGCCATCCAAAGACTATCGCGGGTTTGATTCTGCGAGTATCAAGGAGGGGGTGGCAAGTGTGTTTTATCGCGATAAAGTGCATATTGCTTATGAGGAAAATATTTTGAAGCGTAATGCCAAAGTCTTGGGGCTGAGTGAAAATCAAATGCAAACAAGAGATCAAGCCTTTGGTTTCACCGATATGGCATCAATGAGAGCACAAGACATCCTTGCTGCTTCCTCCAAACTCAATGTATTGCTTGTGATTGAGGCTTCAAAACCCCAAAAAATGTATCCAATCGAGCATTTCGTGGAGTTGTGCAACTTGTGTGATTCTGTAGAGTTTTGGGTGCTACATCATACGCATTCGGATTTGGCTCACACACTTTGCAATCAGACACAAGCACGCCTATTGCCCAAACTCAATCTCGATGAGGTCAAAGCTCTAGTAGCCAGTGTCGATGCCATCATTGGTGGAGATACAGGGATCACGCATTTGGCGTGGGCTATGCACAAGCCAAGCGTGACACTCTATGGCAACACACCCCTTGCAAGATTTGAGCTTGGTGGGAGGCATCATATTTCGTTGAGTGCCAATCCAAAGGCGTGTTATGCCAAAGATGATTGGTCGATTCGCCATATCAAGCCACAAGAAGTGCTAGAATCTCTAAGAAAGATATTGCAATGA
- a CDS encoding lipid A biosynthesis lauroyl acyltransferase, which produces MKNFIGFCFVCMMKCCGYLFAKMPHRCFLFCVDSLAFVFRKFDKRRYQDALINLNFVYADQMNDEEKHQIILRNYRNFAFVLLESLRAMYIDKQEHYQKFDFENLDYYLDIEREGKSAVIVSGHFGYWEAIGSALPRFTPNHELYSLGRLTQFEAVNQVIIQSRQSYGVKLIDKKGALKDLLKLYAKPRQIAGIIVDQNVFPNEGVWVEFFGKEVTHTPVASVLSRRFKIPIVPVFIDFNEDYTRFKVKFFEPFYCPVSENVQEDILEATQRQAQIMQEMVEANPKSWFWFHKRFKARYSEIYH; this is translated from the coding sequence ATGAAAAATTTCATCGGGTTTTGTTTTGTTTGTATGATGAAATGCTGCGGCTATTTGTTTGCCAAAATGCCCCACAGATGCTTTTTGTTTTGCGTGGATAGCTTGGCGTTTGTGTTTCGCAAGTTTGATAAAAGACGCTATCAAGACGCCTTGATAAACTTGAATTTCGTATATGCAGATCAAATGAACGATGAGGAAAAGCACCAAATTATTCTTAGAAACTATCGCAATTTTGCTTTTGTGTTGCTTGAGAGTTTGCGCGCAATGTATATCGATAAGCAAGAGCATTATCAGAAATTTGATTTTGAAAACCTTGATTATTATTTGGATATTGAGCGAGAGGGCAAAAGTGCCGTGATTGTTTCAGGGCACTTTGGCTATTGGGAAGCGATTGGCAGTGCGTTGCCTCGTTTCACCCCAAACCACGAATTGTATTCTCTTGGGCGTTTGACGCAGTTTGAAGCAGTCAATCAAGTCATCATCCAAAGCCGTCAATCCTATGGGGTGAAGCTCATAGACAAAAAGGGAGCTTTGAAAGACTTGCTCAAACTATACGCCAAACCTAGACAAATCGCAGGAATCATTGTGGATCAAAATGTTTTTCCCAATGAGGGGGTGTGGGTGGAGTTTTTTGGCAAAGAAGTGACACACACGCCGGTTGCTTCGGTGCTATCAAGGCGTTTCAAGATCCCTATTGTGCCGGTATTTATCGATTTCAACGAGGATTATACGCGTTTCAAAGTGAAGTTTTTCGAGCCTTTTTATTGTCCCGTGAGTGAAAATGTGCAAGAGGATATTTTGGAAGCGACACAACGACAGGCACAAATCATGCAAGAGATGGTTGAAGCCAATCCCAAAAGTTGGTTTTGGTTCCACAAACGCTTCAAGGCAAGGTATTCAGAGATTTATCACTAG